A single region of the Triticum dicoccoides isolate Atlit2015 ecotype Zavitan chromosome 2B, WEW_v2.0, whole genome shotgun sequence genome encodes:
- the LOC119360430 gene encoding pre-mRNA-splicing factor cwc22-like — MARPLLLSGGPIYVPPRQAAAVGHAVAGVADDKSGPAYQRRTWDALRASITGHVNKATPANIRHVLPELLAENLVRGRGLLCRALLKSQAACPAFTDVFAAIAAVVNSKIPAVGRLLLVRLVVRLRRAHVTGDKHQLAAAAMFVAHLVNQGVAHELLALELVEMLLAEPTDDGVEVAVGVVTECGACPREVDAVFDALRSILVDADVDRRIGFLIEGLFAVRRTQFRGHPPVRPELDLVEQEDQFTHQIETPLEDSHVKQLDPETHLDVFKPSATFLQDEAAYEDLKRSMLGDDGEHIEESEPNDDDDDFHREDMEMEVIKDETATNLINLRRTIYQTIMSSAGAEEAGHKLLSIVRPGQEAELCAMLVECCKQERASSNTRFHGQLGQRLCRISRAYQAGFEACFARCYAAAHRIGTDELRAAAGL, encoded by the coding sequence ATGGCGCGCCCGCTGCTCCTCTCCGGTGGACCCATCTACGTCCCGCCGCGTCAGGCAGCAGCGGTCGGCCACGCCGTCGCCGGTGTCGCCGACGACAAGTCAGGCCCGGCCTACCAGCGGCGGACCTGGGACGCGCTGAGGGCCAGCATAACCGGCCACGTCAACAAGGCCACGCCCGCCAACATCCGCCACGTCCTGCCGGAGCTCCTTGCCGAGAACCTCGTTCGCGGGCGCGGCCTGCTCTGCCGCGCGCTGCTCAAGTCCCAGGCCGCCTGCCCGGCCTTCACCGACGTGTTCGCCGCGATCGCGGCCGTCGTTAACTCCAAGATCCCGGCCGTCGGCCGGCTCCTACTCGTCCGCCTCGTGGTGCGCCTCCGGCGCGCCCACGTCACTGGCGACAAGCACCAGCTGGCGGCCGCGGCGATGTTCGTCGCCCACCTCGTGAACCAGGGCGTGGCGCACGAGCTGCTGGCGCTGGAGCTCGTCGAGATGCTGCTCGCCGAGCCCACGGACGACGGCGTGGAGGTGGCTGTCGGGGTCGTCACGGAGTGCGGCGCGTGCCCCAGAGAGGTCGACGCCGTGTTCGACGCCCTCCGGAGCATCCTCGTCGATGCCGACGTGGACCGGCGCATCGGGTTCTTGATCGAGGGCCTCTTCGCGGTTCGGAGAACCCAGTTCCGGGGGCACCCTCCCGTCCGCCCAGAGCTGGACCTCGTCGAGCAGGAGGATCAGTTCACGCATCAGATCGAGACCCCCCTCGAGGACAGCCATGTCAAGCAGCTCGACCCCGAGACCCATCTCGACGTGTTCAAGCCAAGCGCCACCTTTCTGCAGGACGAGGCAGCCTACGAAGACCTCAAGCGAAGCATGCTAGGAGACGATGGCGAGCACATTGAAGAAAGCGAgcccaacgacgacgacgacgacttccACAGGGAAGACATGGAGATGGAGGTGATCAAGGACGAGACGGCCACCAACCTGATCAACCTCCGGAGGACGATATACCAGACGATCATGTCGAGCGCCGGCGCCGAGGAGGCCGGGCACAAGCTCCTGTCCATCGTGAGGCCGGGCCAGGAGGCGGAGCTCTGCGCCATGCTCGTGGAGTGCTGCAAGCAGGAGAGGGCGTCGTCCAACACGAGGTTCCACGGCCAGCTCGGGCAGCGGCTTTGCCGGATCAGCCGGGCGTACCAGGCAGGCTTCGAGGCGTGCTTCGCGCGGTGCTACGCGGCGGCGCACCGCATTGGAACCGACGAGCTGCGGGCCGCCGCGGGGCTCTAA
- the LOC119362117 gene encoding lactoylglutathione lyase-like, producing MAAAATLRSALLSSCPALRRLSSASAAPRGPRLAQPKGFARARRSYPAAFAASAMSTSSGAKEAPANNPGLQAEADPATKGYIMQQTMFRVKDPKVSLDFYSRVMGMSLLKRLDFAEMKFSLYFLGYEDLSAAPADPIQRTGWTFGQKATIELTHNWGTENDPEFKGYHNGNSDPRGFGHIGVTVDDVYKACERFEHLGVEFVKKPDDGKMKGIAFIKDPDGYWIEIFDLKRIGEVTATAS from the exons atggccgccgccgccacactccgCTCCGCTCTCCTCTCCTCCTGCCCCGCCCTCCGCCGcctctcctccgcctccgccgcgccgcgCGGCCCCCGCCTCGCCCAGCCCAAG GGGTTCGCCCGGGCTCGCCGGTCGTACCCGGCCGCGTTCGCCGCCTCCGCCATGTCGACGTCGTCGGGGGCCAAGGAGGCGCCGGCCAACAACCCGGGCCTGCAGGCCGAGGCTGACCCCGCCACCAAGGGCTACATCATGCAGCAGACT ATGTTCCGCGTGAAGGACCCAAAAGTGAGCCTTGACTTCTACTCGCGTGTGATGGGCATGTC GTTGCTGAAAAGGTTGGATTTTGCTGAGATGAAATTCAGTTTGTATTTTCTTGGTTACGAG GATTTGTCTGCAGCCCCTGCTGATCCTATCCAGCGGACTGGATGGACTTTTGGGCAAAAGGCTACAATCGAGCTCACTCA CAACTGGGGCACAGAAAATGATCCTGAATTCAAAGGGTACCATAATGGGAACTCCGACCCTCGTGGATTCG GCCATATAGGGGTAACTGTGGATGATGTCTACAAGGCATGTGAGCGCTTCGAACATCTTGGGGTCGAGTTTGTGAAGAAACCAGATGATG GGAAAATGAAAGGCATCGCATTCATCAAGGATCCCGATGGCTACTGGATTGAAATATTCGACCTGAAGAGAATCGGGGAGGTGACTGCTACAGCATCATGA